Proteins encoded together in one Eublepharis macularius isolate TG4126 chromosome 2, MPM_Emac_v1.0, whole genome shotgun sequence window:
- the FOS gene encoding protein c-Fos: MMYQGFTADYDASSSRCSSASPAGDSLTYYPSPADSFSSMGSPVNAQDFCTDLAASSANFVPTVTAISTSPDLQWMVQPISSVAPSQNRTHPYSLPAPSTTAYSRAGIVKTTGSRGQSIGRRGKVEQLTPEEEEKRRIRRERNKMAAAKCRNRRRELTDTLQAETDQLEEEKSALQTEIANLVKEKEKLEFILAAHRPACKIPEELQFSEELAVSSLDLLADATGASSPESEEEAFALPMLQEPPQAEPVKEPASALDLKAEPFDDFLFSRASRETPRSVPDVDLSGSSSFYAADWEPLGAAGNADLEPLCTPVVTCTPCPSAYTSSFVFTYPETDSFPSCAAAHRKGSSSNEPSSDSLSSPTLLAL; this comes from the exons ATGATGTATCAGGGCTTCACAGCTGACTACGATGCGTCTTCCTCACGATGCAGTAGCGCCTCTCCGGCTGGGGACAGCCTCACCTACTATCCATCCCCAGCGGACTCTTTCTCCAGCATGGGTTCGCCTGTCAACGCACAG GACTTCTGCACCGACCTAGCTGCTTCCAGCGCCAACTTCGTCCCCACTGTGACCGCAATCTCTACAAGTCCAGACTTGCAATGGATGGTACAACCCATCTCTTCAGTTGCTCCTTCCCAGAACCGAACTCACCCCTACAGCCTCCCTGCTCCTTCAACCACCGCGTACTCCAGGGCTGGCATAGTCAAGACCACGGGAAGCAGAGGGCAAAGCATTGGCCGGAGAGGCAAAGTTGAACAG CTGACgccggaggaggaggaaaaaagacgGATCCGGCGGGAGAGGAACAAGATGGCAGCTGCTAAATGCCGCAACCGGAGGAGGGAGTTGACCGATACCCTTCAAGCG GAGACAGATCAGCTGGAGGAAGAGAAGTCTGCGCTGCAGACGGAGATCGCTAATCTCGTCAAGGAGAAGGAGAAGCTGGAGTTCATCCTGGCCGCGCATCGCCCCGCCTGCAAGATCCCGGAGGAGCTCCAGTTCTCCGAGGAGCTGGCCGTCTCCTCGCTGGATCTGCTAGCCGACGCGACCGGGGCTAGCTCTCCGGAGTCTGAGGAAGAGGCCTTCGCCCTCCCCATGCTGCAGGAGCCGCCCCAGGCCGAGCCCGTCAAGGAGCCCGCCAGCGCCCTGGACCTGAAGGCCGAACCCTTCGACGACTTCCTCTTCTCACGCGCCTCCCGCGAGACGCCCCGCTCCGTGCCCGACGTGGACCTGTCCGGCTCGTCCTCCTTCTATGCCGCGGACTGGGAGCCCCTGGGGGCGGCGGGCAACGCGGATCTGGAGCCCCTTTGCACCCCGGTGGTGACCTGCACGCCCTGCCCCAGCGCCTACACCTCCTCCTTCGTCTTCACCTACCCGGAGACCGACTCCTTCCCCAGCTGTGCCGCCGCGCACAGGAAGGGGAGCAGCAGCAACGAGCCTTCCTCCGATTCACTCAGCTCGCCCACCCTGCTGGCCTTGTGA